A DNA window from Trypanosoma brucei brucei TREU927 chromosome 10, whole genome shotgun sequence contains the following coding sequences:
- a CDS encoding uncharacterized protein (Glycine-rich, supporting evidence from SMART and PFAM, similar to Glycine-rich cell wall structural protein precursor. (Swiss-Prot:P27483) (Arabidopsis thaliana;)): protein MKRTPVRVLNATVAFLQGWGGGSSGGGWGSDDGPGNGSGGGGSGGRGGWGSGGGGGGGWGSGGGGNGGWGSGGGGGGGWGSGGGGRGSGGGSNGGWGSGRGGSAHGFSNPWNDGDAGWRGAATGARANRGRGGFRRGRGGADDGVWGQPNVVDEEAWTAAPPSFNPPVRRVDPLTLTAVEVEIDGIKKLVGQRVQVSGLSDETTWHTLKDHLRQAGEVTFCKVFSGGRAVVEFVTPEDAARAITELQASELEGATLFLREDREDTVLVNTRRKIREVRDAQLRARKEEMEKKRREQAIAEGDCSAPAPPAEVAGDASQKV from the coding sequence ATGAAGCGCACACCTGTTAGGGTGCTGAATGCCACGGTGGCCTTTCTCCAAGGGTGGGGGGGTGGCTCTTCTGGTGGGGGATGGGGATCCGACGATGGCCCAGGCAATGGtagcggtggcggtggcagCGGTGGAAGAGGCGGCTGGGGCTCtggtggaggaggcggcggTGGGTGGGGCTCTGGCGGAGGTGGCAACGGCGGCTGGGGCTCtggtggaggaggcggcggTGGCTGGGGCTCTGGTGGAGGAGGCCGTGGCTCTGGTGGGGGCAGCAACGGCGGCTGGGGCTCTGGTCGGGGTGGAAGTGCTCATGGTTTCAGTAACCCGTGGAACGACGGCGATGCCGGGTGGCGCGGTGCAGCTACCGGTGCTCGGGCAAACCGTGGTCGTGGTGGTTTCCGACGCGGTCGTGGTGGTGCGGATGATGGCGTCTGGGGCCAACCAAACGTGGTCGACGAGGAGGCATGGACTGCTGCCCCCCCTAGCTTCAACCCCCCTGTGCGGCGTGTGGATCCGTTAACCCTTACCGCGGTGGAGGTGGAGATTGATGGCATTAAGAAATTGGTGGGTCAGCGTGTGCAGGTGTCTGGACTTTCCGACGAAACTACTTGGCACACACTCAAGGATCATTTGCGTCAAGCGGGGGAGGTCACCTTTTGCAAAGTTTTCTCAGGGGGAAGAGCTGTGGTGGAATTTGTCACCCCGGAAGACGCTGCCCGTGCCATAACGGAACTGCAGGCGTCCGAGTTGGAGGGCGCCACTCTTTTTCTGCGGGAGGATAGGGAGGACACCGTATTAGTGAACACGCGGAGAAAAATACGTGAGGTCCGGGATGCACAGCTTCGTGCTCGtaaggaagaaatggagaAGAAGCGTCGGGAGCAGGCGATAGCGGAAGGAGATTGTAGCGCGCCCGCGCCTCCCGCTGAAGTGGCAGGTGATGCCAGTCAGAAGGTGTAA